The following proteins are co-located in the Rattus norvegicus strain BN/NHsdMcwi chromosome X, GRCr8, whole genome shotgun sequence genome:
- the Tex13b gene encoding testis-expressed protein 13B isoform X2 produces the protein MHPPASLVSWNSPKAKVARFSTRLCPPTSFSFFWVLSQVQGKWSSVSLALVLQTGLIIGPAKPLRHSATMNPDDSTSGFRHAKVVMFINEQMSKNSKGPEFYLENLSLSWEVVEEKLKVLLESSEVPREVQEACAWGSLALGIRFAFKQAQLQGRRVQWLHDFASLHRSAAQGLTSDLKKLTEQQEMERKEAAYQLQLAHTKLAEVQRDRDLMRLKLLHAKFATPMRILRDYRGCQHQVQARTSTSIQPLNRTLPQPQWAEQI, from the exons ATGCATCCCCCTGCCAGTCTTGTAAGTTGGAACAGTCCAAAAGCAAAAGTCGCGAGATTTTCAACGAGACTTTGCCCTCCCAcgtccttttcctttttttgggtGCTGTCGCAGGTGCAAGGCAAGTGGTCTTCTGTCTCTCTCGCCCTTGTTTTGCAGACTGGTCTTATAATAG GGCCAGCAAAGCCCCTAAGGCACTCAGCCACCATGAATCCCGATGATTCCACTAGTGGGTTCCGGCATGCCAAGGTGGTAATGTTCATCAATGAGCAAATGTCCAAGAACTCCAAAGGCCCCGAGTTCTACCTTGAGAACCTGTCCCTGTCCTGGGAGGTGGTGGAAGAAAAGCTCAAAGTCCTCCTGGAGAGTAGCGAGGTACCTCGCGAAGTTCAGGAAGCCTGTGCCTGGGGCAGTCTGGCCTTGGGTATTCGCTTTGCTTTTAAACAAGCCCAGTTGCAGGGGCGCAGAGTGCAGTGGCTGCATGACTTCGCCAGCCTGCACAGGTCGGCAGCACAAGGCTTGACATCAGATCTGAAGAAGCTCACCGAGCAGCAAGAAATGGAACGCAAGGAGGCAGCCTACCAGCTCCAGTTGGCCCACACCAAACTAGCAGAGGTGCAGAGAGATCGCGACTTGATGAGACTGAAGCTACTACATGCA AAATTTGCCACCCCTATGAGAATCCTGAGAGACTACAGAGGATGCCAGCACCAGGTACAAGCAAGGACGTCCACGAGTATCCAGCCTCTTAACAGGACTCTTCCCCAGCCCCAGTGGGCAGAACAGATCTGA
- the Tex13b gene encoding testis-expressed protein 13A isoform X1 — MNPDDSTSGFRHAKVVMFINEQMSKNSKGPEFYLENLSLSWEVVEEKLKVLLESSEVPREVQEACAWGSLALGIRFAFKQAQLQGRRVQWLHDFASLHRSAAQGLTSDLKKLTEQQEMERKEAAYQLQLAHTKLAEVQRDRDLMRLKLLHAELRAVPVAQMPIMTSAPAVAVSPAAAVAAAAAAAAAAAVAAAAAAATGAQTGPEIQNAGEKEAVTASRTAECIPEKEMDGVIAMAAPRASTVALEGSTPEQLSPVEKKTYPLEVEGQEEGGGKSMETPKSSASKQMGLRSSASAQPVNIQLPVSFTYSYESPFPVTPTPSPPPSTVTEPQMPPYFMATDMNMSETEGPTVYLQDPPKDSYESRPLQQRKTFCIPGDWDCPWCKSVNLSKKDSCFRCGRQGWLSNSQ; from the exons ATGAATCCCGATGATTCCACTAGTGGGTTCCGGCATGCCAAGGTGGTAATGTTCATCAATGAGCAAATGTCCAAGAACTCCAAAGGCCCCGAGTTCTACCTTGAGAACCTGTCCCTGTCCTGGGAGGTGGTGGAAGAAAAGCTCAAAGTCCTCCTGGAGAGTAGCGAGGTACCTCGCGAAGTTCAGGAAGCCTGTGCCTGGGGCAGTCTGGCCTTGGGTATTCGCTTTGCTTTTAAACAAGCCCAGTTGCAGGGGCGCAGAGTGCAGTGGCTGCATGACTTCGCCAGCCTGCACAGGTCGGCAGCACAAGGCTTGACATCAGATCTGAAGAAGCTCACCGAGCAGCAAGAAATGGAACGCAAGGAGGCAGCCTACCAGCTCCAGTTGGCCCACACCAAACTAGCAGAGGTGCAGAGAGATCGCGACTTGATGAGACTGAAGCTACTACATGCA GAGCTGAGGGCTGTTCCCGTTGCACAGATGCCAATCATGACTAGTGCCCCTGCTGTTGCTgtttctcctgctgctgctgttgctgccgcCGCAGCTGCGGCTGCGGCTGCGGCTGTAGCCGCGGCCGCGGCTGCGGCTACAGGGGCACAGACAGGGCCAGAGATACAAAATGCAGGAGAGAAAGAAGCGGTGACAGCTAGTCGTACGGCAGAGTGTATACCAGAAAAGGAGATGGATGGGGTTATAGCCATGGCTGCCCCTAGGGCATCCACAGTAGCACTGGAAGGAAGCACCCCGGAGCAGCTTTCGCCTGTGGAAAAGAAAACttatcccctggaagtggaggggcaggaggaggggggaggcaAATCTATGGAAACACCCAAAAGTTCTGCCTCTAAGCAAATGGGTCTCAGGTCCTCAGCCTCCGCACAACCGGTTAATATCCAACTCCCTGTCTCCTTTACATATTCATATGAAAGCCCCTTCCCAGTcacacccaccccatccccaccaccaAGCACAGTCACAGAACCTCAGATGCCGCCCTACTTCATGGCCACTGACATGAATATGTCCGAAACCGAGGGCCCAACTGTGTACCTCCAAGATCCCCCTAAAGACAGTTATGAGAGCAGACCCTTGCAGCAGAGAAAAACATTTTGCATACCTGGGGATTGGGATTGCCCTTGGTGTAAATCTGTGAATCTTTCGAAGAAGGATTCTTGCTTCCGTTGTGGGAGGCAAGGCTGGCTATCCAACTCtcagtga